One region of Bubalus bubalis isolate 160015118507 breed Murrah chromosome 15, NDDB_SH_1, whole genome shotgun sequence genomic DNA includes:
- the PLAG1 gene encoding zinc finger protein PLAG1 isoform X1: MATVIPGDLSEVRDTQKVPSGKRKRGETKPRKNFPCQLCDKAFNSVEKLKVHSYSHTGERPYKCIQQDCTKAFVSKYKLQRHMATHSPEKTHKCNYCEKMFHRKDHLKNHLHTHDPNKETFKCEECGKSYNTKLGFKRHLALHAATSGDLTCKVCLQTFESTGVLLEHLKSHAGKSAGGVKEKKHPCEHCDRRFYTRKDVRRHMVVHTGRKDFLCQYCAQRFGRKDHLTRHMKKSHNQELLKVKTEPVDFLDPFTCNVSVPIKDELLPVMSLPSSELLSKPFPSTLQLNLYNTPFQSVQSSGSAHQMITTLPLGMTCPIDMDAVHPSHHLSFKYPFSSTSYAISIPEKEQPLKGEIESYLMELQGGVPSSSQDSPASSSKLGLEPQLGSLEDSTGDLSLSKSSISISDPLNTPALDFSQLFNFIPLNGPPYNPISVGSLGMSYSQEEAHSSVSQLPPQSQDLPDPASTIGLGSLHSLSAAFTSSLSTSTTLPRFHQAFQ; the protein is encoded by the exons ATGGCCACTGTCATTCCTGGTGATTTGTCAGAAGTAAGAGATACCCAGAAAGTCCCTTCAGGGAAACGTAAGCGTGGTGAAACCAAACCAAGAAAAAACTTTCCTTGCCAACTGTGTGACAAGGCCTTTAACAGTGTTGAGAAATTAAAGGTGCACTCCTACTCTCACACAGGAGAGAGGCCCTACAAGTGCATACAACAAGACTGCACGAAAGCCTTTGTTTCTAAGTACAAATTACAAAG GCACATGGCTACGCACTCTCCCGAGAAAACCCACAAGTGTAACTATTGCGAGAAAATGTTTCACCGGAAGGATCACCTGAAGAACCACCTGCACACGCACGACCCCAACAAAGAGACGTTCAAGTGCGAAGAGTGCGGCAAGAGCTACAACACCAAGCTGGGCTTCAAGCGGCACCTGGCCCTGCACGCAGCCACGAGCGGCGACCTCACCTGCAAAGTGTGCCTGCAGACGTTCGAGAGCACCGGCGTGCTGCTAGAGCACCTGAAGTCGCACGCGGGCAAGTCGGCGGGCGGCGTGAAGGAGAAGAAGCACCCATGCGAGCACTGCGACCGCCGCTTCTACACGCGCAAGGACGTCCGCCGACATATGGTGGTGCACACGGGAAGGAAGGACTTCCTCTGCCAGTACTGCGCTCAGAGGTTCGGGCGCAAGGACCACCTGACGCGGCACATGAAGAAGAGCCACAACCAGGAGCTCCTGAAGGTCAAGACGGAGCCCGTGGACTTCCTGGATCCCTTCACCTGCAACGTGTCGGTGCCCATCAAGGACGAGCTCCTCCCAGTGATGTCGCTGCCCTCCAGCGAGCTGCTGTCCAAGCCGTTCCCCAGCACCCTGCAGCTGAACCTCTACAACACTCCGTTCCAGTCTGTGCAGAGCTCGGGCTCTGCCCACCAGATGATCACCACCCTGCCTTTGGGCATGACGTGCCCCATAGACATGGATGCTGTCCACCCCTCCCACCACCTTTCCTTCAAGTACCCGTTCAGTTCTACCTCATACGCCATCTCTATTCCCGAAAAAGAACAGCCCTTGAAGGGGGAGATTGAGAGCTACCTGATGGAGCTGCAGGGCGGCgtgccctcctcctcccaggacTCTCCAGCGTCCTCGTCCAAACTGGGGTTGGAGCCGCAGCTCGGGTCCCTGGAGGACAGCACGGGGGACCTCTCCCTGTCCAAAAGCTCCATCTCCATCAGTGACCCCCTGAACACACCAGCATTGGATTTCTCTCAGCTGTTCAATTTCATACCATTAAACGGCCCTCCCTACAACCCGATCTCGGTGGGGAGCCTGGGGATGAGCTACTCCCAGGAGGAGGCACACTCTTCGGTGTCTCAGCTCCCCCCGCAGAGCCAGGACCTGCCGGATCCTGCCAGCACCATAGGGCTGGGCTCTCTGCACTCGCTGTCCGCAGCCTTCACCAGTAGTCTGAGCACGAGCACAACCCTGCCCCGTTTCCACCAGGCTTTCCAGTAG
- the PLAG1 gene encoding zinc finger protein PLAG1 isoform X2, whose translation MATHSPEKTHKCNYCEKMFHRKDHLKNHLHTHDPNKETFKCEECGKSYNTKLGFKRHLALHAATSGDLTCKVCLQTFESTGVLLEHLKSHAGKSAGGVKEKKHPCEHCDRRFYTRKDVRRHMVVHTGRKDFLCQYCAQRFGRKDHLTRHMKKSHNQELLKVKTEPVDFLDPFTCNVSVPIKDELLPVMSLPSSELLSKPFPSTLQLNLYNTPFQSVQSSGSAHQMITTLPLGMTCPIDMDAVHPSHHLSFKYPFSSTSYAISIPEKEQPLKGEIESYLMELQGGVPSSSQDSPASSSKLGLEPQLGSLEDSTGDLSLSKSSISISDPLNTPALDFSQLFNFIPLNGPPYNPISVGSLGMSYSQEEAHSSVSQLPPQSQDLPDPASTIGLGSLHSLSAAFTSSLSTSTTLPRFHQAFQ comes from the coding sequence ATGGCTACGCACTCTCCCGAGAAAACCCACAAGTGTAACTATTGCGAGAAAATGTTTCACCGGAAGGATCACCTGAAGAACCACCTGCACACGCACGACCCCAACAAAGAGACGTTCAAGTGCGAAGAGTGCGGCAAGAGCTACAACACCAAGCTGGGCTTCAAGCGGCACCTGGCCCTGCACGCAGCCACGAGCGGCGACCTCACCTGCAAAGTGTGCCTGCAGACGTTCGAGAGCACCGGCGTGCTGCTAGAGCACCTGAAGTCGCACGCGGGCAAGTCGGCGGGCGGCGTGAAGGAGAAGAAGCACCCATGCGAGCACTGCGACCGCCGCTTCTACACGCGCAAGGACGTCCGCCGACATATGGTGGTGCACACGGGAAGGAAGGACTTCCTCTGCCAGTACTGCGCTCAGAGGTTCGGGCGCAAGGACCACCTGACGCGGCACATGAAGAAGAGCCACAACCAGGAGCTCCTGAAGGTCAAGACGGAGCCCGTGGACTTCCTGGATCCCTTCACCTGCAACGTGTCGGTGCCCATCAAGGACGAGCTCCTCCCAGTGATGTCGCTGCCCTCCAGCGAGCTGCTGTCCAAGCCGTTCCCCAGCACCCTGCAGCTGAACCTCTACAACACTCCGTTCCAGTCTGTGCAGAGCTCGGGCTCTGCCCACCAGATGATCACCACCCTGCCTTTGGGCATGACGTGCCCCATAGACATGGATGCTGTCCACCCCTCCCACCACCTTTCCTTCAAGTACCCGTTCAGTTCTACCTCATACGCCATCTCTATTCCCGAAAAAGAACAGCCCTTGAAGGGGGAGATTGAGAGCTACCTGATGGAGCTGCAGGGCGGCgtgccctcctcctcccaggacTCTCCAGCGTCCTCGTCCAAACTGGGGTTGGAGCCGCAGCTCGGGTCCCTGGAGGACAGCACGGGGGACCTCTCCCTGTCCAAAAGCTCCATCTCCATCAGTGACCCCCTGAACACACCAGCATTGGATTTCTCTCAGCTGTTCAATTTCATACCATTAAACGGCCCTCCCTACAACCCGATCTCGGTGGGGAGCCTGGGGATGAGCTACTCCCAGGAGGAGGCACACTCTTCGGTGTCTCAGCTCCCCCCGCAGAGCCAGGACCTGCCGGATCCTGCCAGCACCATAGGGCTGGGCTCTCTGCACTCGCTGTCCGCAGCCTTCACCAGTAGTCTGAGCACGAGCACAACCCTGCCCCGTTTCCACCAGGCTTTCCAGTAG